In the genome of Bacteroidales bacterium, one region contains:
- a CDS encoding agmatine deiminase family protein, giving the protein MLNTNSHLFIRIFTSVLLVNFLFFAGTFTPAYSQQDKEIPVWQKMHYLSEEEMLIRSWDNRSFTPTDPAEGPVFNVAEFAPMQGVLIRYPLGIPYSLVAEMSEDIVVTTIVTGADQENTVKNLYQSHGVDLENCNFMYAPTDSYWTRDYGPWFIIDGNNEFGIVDFPYNRPRPNDDNVPVVLAGALGINLFGMDVVHTGGNYMTDFYGKSSSTTLVYTENADMSLQNPPLTPDEVDSRMFDYLGLSAYHVVEDPLNDYIEHIDCWGKFLDVDKVLIGQVPPSDPRYSEFEGVANYFEEQISGWGKPYEVYRVFTPGTSPGTPYTNSLILNDKVFVPQTGSSWDDEAMDAYQEAMPGYEIIGTYAEEGPGWQNTDAIHCRAKGIADLGMLWIRHMPLWGTKPQQDSYAIQATIIPLSGAAISPNSAKVYYKINNGNFIPLVMTSQNDTLYTASIPGAGETDIISYYLTVSDQSGRTANHPYIGPADPHQFTIQMNYEADIALNAEQIEATCLTGEAAGSTFVISNTGNMQLNFGIDANILEYKYYSCPIPDSPPPTAYSSNTFDELGWTEVYVGDDETISRWTIVYTWHTLYPGLLNHGSFWVQSPLGTVAKISGNIFPGTYTKNLDAFNGESMMGTWKIWIEDSGQEGGHQATGITMTLRSTFDPGPWLSVVPDTGQVLAGGQSQIQVQCDAGELMPGTYNGQLFISSNDPDESLLTLPVHFTVESLPYLAVSVDSLIYLNYDQMTYGQDFTVLNPGQQDILINTITKEGIGMFYWYIEPWDITLPYLLGGGDSLVFTVKVALPVQAPQAWMVYDTLYVESEFDLHKVLIGIDYNLISGTGNDATRNTSLSVYPNPFSGQVLVEMELSEDTYLKTEILGYNGQTIQILTEGKFGVGKHAFTWNPVIGSVPAGIYLLRISTEDAIMVRKLILIEP; this is encoded by the coding sequence ATGTTAAATACGAACTCTCATTTATTCATAAGGATTTTCACCAGCGTGCTTCTGGTCAATTTCCTGTTTTTCGCGGGCACGTTCACTCCTGCCTATTCCCAGCAGGATAAAGAAATTCCCGTCTGGCAAAAGATGCATTACCTCAGCGAGGAAGAGATGCTGATCCGTTCGTGGGACAACCGCAGCTTCACCCCGACCGATCCGGCGGAGGGACCGGTCTTTAACGTGGCTGAATTCGCCCCGATGCAAGGGGTGCTGATCCGGTACCCGCTCGGCATACCCTATTCCCTGGTCGCTGAAATGTCGGAAGACATCGTTGTGACAACGATCGTCACGGGTGCTGATCAGGAAAATACCGTCAAGAACCTCTACCAGAGCCACGGTGTCGACCTGGAAAACTGCAATTTTATGTACGCACCCACCGATTCGTATTGGACACGGGATTACGGTCCCTGGTTCATCATCGACGGGAATAACGAGTTTGGCATCGTTGATTTTCCCTATAACCGTCCACGGCCTAATGACGACAATGTTCCTGTCGTGCTGGCAGGTGCGCTGGGGATCAACCTGTTTGGAATGGATGTCGTTCATACCGGAGGCAATTACATGACCGACTTTTACGGGAAATCATCCTCCACGACGCTGGTGTACACTGAAAACGCTGACATGAGCCTACAGAATCCTCCCCTGACACCGGATGAGGTTGACTCCAGAATGTTTGACTACCTTGGTCTCAGTGCCTATCATGTCGTGGAGGATCCGCTCAATGATTACATAGAGCATATCGACTGCTGGGGAAAATTCCTGGATGTGGATAAGGTATTGATCGGCCAGGTACCGCCGAGTGATCCCCGGTACAGCGAATTTGAAGGTGTGGCGAATTATTTCGAAGAACAGATCAGTGGATGGGGCAAGCCCTATGAAGTTTACCGGGTTTTCACACCCGGAACTTCGCCCGGCACTCCGTATACCAATTCGCTGATCCTGAACGATAAGGTGTTTGTCCCCCAGACCGGCAGCTCCTGGGACGATGAAGCCATGGATGCTTACCAGGAAGCCATGCCCGGCTATGAGATCATCGGAACCTATGCAGAAGAAGGTCCCGGCTGGCAGAACACCGATGCCATCCACTGCCGAGCCAAGGGAATTGCCGACCTGGGAATGCTCTGGATCAGGCATATGCCGCTATGGGGTACCAAACCCCAGCAGGATAGCTATGCGATCCAGGCCACGATCATTCCACTCAGCGGTGCGGCCATCTCTCCTAACTCGGCAAAAGTCTACTACAAAATCAACAACGGTAATTTTATTCCCCTGGTGATGACCTCCCAGAACGATACGCTCTACACCGCTTCCATTCCGGGTGCCGGGGAAACGGATATCATATCCTACTACCTGACCGTCAGCGACCAGTCGGGGCGGACTGCCAACCACCCGTACATCGGCCCCGCTGATCCGCACCAATTCACCATCCAGATGAATTATGAAGCCGATATCGCCCTGAATGCCGAACAAATCGAAGCTACCTGCCTGACAGGTGAAGCAGCCGGCAGCACCTTTGTCATCTCCAACACCGGTAACATGCAACTCAACTTTGGCATCGATGCGAATATCCTCGAATATAAATACTACTCCTGCCCCATTCCCGACAGTCCTCCTCCGACGGCCTATTCATCCAATACCTTTGATGAATTAGGATGGACCGAGGTTTATGTCGGGGACGACGAAACCATCAGTCGCTGGACCATCGTGTATACCTGGCACACCCTCTATCCCGGACTGTTAAATCACGGTTCTTTCTGGGTGCAATCACCTTTGGGCACTGTCGCAAAAATATCGGGCAATATCTTTCCCGGTACTTACACTAAAAACCTGGATGCATTCAATGGGGAATCCATGATGGGCACCTGGAAGATCTGGATCGAAGACTCCGGCCAGGAAGGCGGGCACCAGGCAACAGGCATTACCATGACGCTGCGAAGCACGTTTGATCCGGGGCCGTGGCTGAGTGTAGTGCCCGACACAGGACAGGTGCTCGCAGGAGGCCAGTCCCAGATCCAGGTGCAGTGCGACGCCGGTGAACTGATGCCCGGTACATACAACGGCCAGCTTTTCATTTCTTCCAATGATCCCGATGAATCCCTGCTGACCCTCCCGGTCCACTTTACAGTTGAATCCCTGCCCTATCTTGCCGTATCCGTGGACTCGCTGATCTACCTGAACTATGACCAGATGACTTACGGTCAGGATTTCACCGTGCTGAATCCAGGCCAGCAGGACATCCTGATCAACACGATCACGAAGGAAGGTATTGGTATGTTTTACTGGTACATTGAACCCTGGGATATTACGCTGCCCTATCTTCTCGGCGGAGGGGATTCGCTGGTCTTTACGGTCAAAGTGGCTCTCCCTGTGCAAGCCCCTCAGGCCTGGATGGTCTATGATACCCTTTATGTCGAATCCGAATTCGATCTTCATAAAGTACTGATCGGCATTGATTATAATCTGATCTCGGGTACCGGCAACGATGCCACTAGGAACACTTCCTTGAGCGTCTATCCCAATCCCTTCAGCGGTCAGGTACTGGTTGAAATGGAATTGAGTGAAGACACTTACCTGAAAACCGAAATCCTCGGTTATAACGGGCAAACCATTCAGATACTGACGGAAGGTAAATTTGGTGTTGGGAAGCACGCATTCACCTGGAACCCGGTGATTGGCAGCGTGCCTGCCGGGATCTATCTGCTGCGCATTTCAACCGAAGATGCCATCATGGTCCGGAAACTGATCCTGATTGAACCCTAA
- a CDS encoding DUF5060 domain-containing protein, which translates to MITFQVQSLAIYDSIWVNNDTIGRYNKLEVSVIMTAQYMNPFDYSQVNLKGQFTSPSGTVYQVDGFYYQDYLPNPPDGPLIPNDPPYWKIRFSPKETGTWFYMVVCKDATGTSYSATYSFVCLPSANPGFISNTGTYFQKFSNGEHFFPVGMSIPWNLYAGGFYVYETWMDSLIASHSNFIKIILAPWSFGIEWSNTGLGNYTNRMNIAWWLDWVLNKSEEEGLYLQICPLIHNEVSTLSNNDWQWSPYKATNGGPCQNTWDFYTNATARSYYKQKLRYINARWGYSSHLSAWELFTETDNTGDFDDYQDEINSWLTVTGQYLDSLDIHHRPISPSYANFSHDPEMWENTMTDFTQIHLYKTTPDLELALWAGTRHYLTQWNKPNIIGEFGLGHSPTEIIALDPTGISLHNSLWATALSGSFGAATAWHWDSYIHTQHLYHHFKPVALFMQTIPLLQKNYQPVSVFCTANNNLDTEILPGYKVLFSPSPENEFTVETSGDLVPRNSYLNYMLYGYLYPGSRNPPHFFVNYTKAGQFRVKTGSNVLLSTLKIYVDGVKVLEQVANSNSTYTVNVAVGNHEIFVDNSGSMYIEVEKYVFVNYAPVCRSFALKDPNQVSGWVQNRYYNYAYINQYGTPSPLSGGVMNFSGLNNSYYSFQWYNGSTGLPDSSSIKAVTNGNLVVSVPGIIWDAAYKITSLDSGIDADFTVSDSLLCKGDTASFTDLSTGITTGRQWQFPGGLPAYSTVPNPKVAYNTTGTFSVTLKVFNVFDTIVMMDTLLMQITTVPQVPGPISGPQQVCPGGEPVSYQVSPIGGADSYLWTLPPGMNGTSTTNQITVTLDSVMVSGPVTVKGINTCGQGAPKSLQVTVLPFPVISQQPESVVAEFNQNAQFEVSFLENLNYQWQMMHPDGTGWVSLVDDGVYQGTATSVLSIISAPPALNDRLYHCRVSGACGTPVISQAARLYVVPPGWMMTLQPQHHLIHILVSAWPTINGEPIIPGDYIGVFYESDGQMTCSGVTRWKGNMPVDILAYGDDPDTPVKDGFITGEAFRWKIHSMPDGEDFDAIPEYVLGPQVYTQGGQTLLGGLSAFRYIHSVNLPAGWSGISSYVVPINDSIVVLFGPIGDSLEVLSDPEDSYWPGGNLYSLLTWNPYQGYFCKVTNSVTLLVTGSETTDTEVSLVPGWNLLPVLSSFPVSTTETGIFSALGTNLVVVKEIAGPQIYWPSMNIFTLTALEPGRAYLIRVMESCTVQFPSNP; encoded by the coding sequence ATGATAACCTTTCAGGTACAGTCCCTGGCCATCTATGATTCCATTTGGGTGAACAACGACACGATCGGCAGGTACAATAAACTGGAGGTCAGTGTCATCATGACGGCGCAGTACATGAATCCGTTCGATTACAGCCAGGTCAATCTGAAAGGGCAGTTCACCTCGCCATCCGGAACAGTCTACCAGGTGGATGGATTCTATTACCAGGACTATTTACCCAATCCGCCGGATGGTCCTCTGATCCCGAACGACCCGCCCTACTGGAAGATCCGGTTCAGTCCGAAAGAGACCGGTACATGGTTCTATATGGTGGTTTGCAAGGATGCAACAGGCACCTCCTATTCGGCGACGTACTCCTTTGTTTGCCTTCCCTCCGCCAATCCCGGATTTATCAGCAATACCGGCACCTACTTTCAGAAATTCAGCAACGGGGAACACTTTTTCCCGGTCGGAATGTCCATCCCCTGGAATTTATATGCAGGAGGGTTTTATGTTTATGAAACCTGGATGGACAGCCTGATTGCCAGCCATTCCAATTTCATCAAGATCATCCTGGCCCCCTGGTCATTCGGCATCGAATGGAGCAATACCGGATTGGGCAATTACACGAACCGGATGAACATCGCCTGGTGGCTCGACTGGGTGCTGAACAAGTCGGAAGAGGAAGGGCTTTACCTGCAAATCTGTCCGCTGATCCATAATGAAGTCTCCACGCTGAGCAACAACGATTGGCAATGGAGTCCCTACAAAGCGACGAACGGTGGCCCGTGCCAGAACACGTGGGATTTTTATACCAACGCCACCGCACGCTCTTATTACAAACAAAAACTCCGCTACATCAATGCCCGCTGGGGCTATTCCTCCCATCTCTCCGCCTGGGAGCTGTTCACAGAAACAGACAATACCGGTGACTTTGACGACTATCAGGATGAGATCAATTCCTGGCTGACGGTGACCGGCCAGTATCTGGATTCACTGGATATCCATCATCGCCCCATTTCACCAAGTTATGCCAATTTCAGCCATGATCCCGAAATGTGGGAAAACACTATGACCGACTTCACGCAGATCCATCTTTACAAGACGACACCCGACCTTGAGCTTGCCTTATGGGCAGGCACACGGCATTACCTCACCCAATGGAACAAACCCAACATCATCGGCGAATTCGGGCTCGGGCATTCCCCAACCGAGATCATCGCCCTGGATCCTACCGGCATCTCGCTTCACAACTCGCTCTGGGCCACTGCTTTATCAGGTTCATTCGGAGCAGCCACCGCCTGGCACTGGGATAGCTATATCCATACACAGCACCTTTATCATCACTTCAAACCGGTGGCACTTTTCATGCAGACCATCCCCCTGCTGCAAAAAAACTATCAACCGGTAAGCGTATTCTGTACGGCGAACAATAACCTGGACACCGAGATCCTGCCAGGATATAAAGTACTCTTTTCCCCTTCACCGGAAAACGAATTCACGGTAGAAACCAGTGGCGACCTTGTGCCTCGGAACAGTTACCTGAATTACATGCTCTATGGATATCTTTACCCGGGCAGCCGGAATCCGCCCCACTTTTTTGTAAATTACACCAAGGCGGGGCAGTTCAGGGTGAAGACCGGAAGCAATGTGTTGTTGTCCACCCTTAAAATTTACGTTGACGGAGTGAAGGTCCTGGAACAGGTTGCCAATTCAAATTCAACCTATACCGTCAATGTGGCAGTGGGGAATCATGAGATTTTTGTCGACAATTCCGGCAGCATGTACATTGAGGTCGAAAAATATGTCTTCGTGAATTATGCTCCGGTATGCAGAAGTTTTGCCCTGAAAGACCCGAACCAGGTGAGCGGCTGGGTTCAGAACCGGTATTACAATTATGCCTATATCAACCAGTACGGGACACCATCCCCGCTGAGCGGCGGCGTGATGAATTTCTCCGGCCTGAACAACAGTTACTATTCATTCCAGTGGTACAATGGTTCGACAGGACTGCCCGATTCATCGTCCATTAAAGCTGTGACCAACGGGAACCTGGTGGTCAGTGTCCCCGGTATCATCTGGGACGCCGCCTATAAGATCACCAGCCTTGATTCGGGCATTGACGCTGATTTCACGGTATCGGACAGCTTGCTCTGCAAGGGCGACACGGCTTCCTTCACCGATCTTTCCACCGGGATCACCACAGGCCGTCAGTGGCAATTCCCGGGCGGGCTGCCTGCCTACTCCACGGTCCCCAATCCGAAAGTGGCCTATAACACTACGGGCACATTTTCCGTCACGTTAAAAGTATTCAATGTGTTCGATACCATCGTCATGATGGATACCCTGCTGATGCAGATCACCACCGTGCCTCAGGTACCAGGTCCCATCAGCGGTCCGCAGCAGGTATGCCCGGGAGGAGAACCGGTTTCGTATCAGGTCAGCCCCATTGGGGGTGCCGACAGTTATCTCTGGACACTGCCACCAGGTATGAACGGGACCAGCACGACAAACCAGATCACCGTAACCCTTGATTCTGTCATGGTCAGCGGCCCGGTCACCGTAAAAGGGATCAATACCTGCGGACAGGGAGCGCCAAAATCGCTGCAGGTGACCGTCCTTCCCTTTCCGGTTATTTCCCAGCAGCCTGAATCCGTGGTGGCGGAATTCAACCAGAACGCCCAGTTTGAGGTTTCCTTCCTTGAAAACCTGAACTATCAATGGCAGATGATGCATCCGGATGGAACAGGATGGGTCAGCCTGGTGGATGATGGGGTATATCAGGGAACTGCGACCAGTGTCCTGAGCATTATTTCGGCTCCCCCGGCATTGAACGATAGATTGTACCACTGCAGGGTCTCCGGCGCCTGCGGCACACCCGTGATTTCACAGGCAGCCAGGCTTTATGTGGTTCCTCCCGGCTGGATGATGACCTTGCAGCCCCAGCACCATCTGATCCACATCCTGGTCAGCGCCTGGCCAACCATCAACGGCGAGCCCATCATCCCAGGCGATTATATTGGCGTTTTCTATGAGAGCGACGGCCAGATGACATGCTCCGGGGTGACAAGGTGGAAGGGGAATATGCCGGTCGACATCCTTGCCTATGGCGATGATCCCGACACCCCGGTAAAAGACGGTTTTATCACCGGAGAAGCTTTCCGGTGGAAAATCCATTCGATGCCGGATGGAGAGGATTTCGATGCCATACCGGAATATGTACTTGGCCCACAGGTTTATACACAGGGAGGTCAAACGCTGTTGGGCGGACTGTCCGCTTTCCGGTACATCCATTCTGTGAACCTGCCGGCAGGCTGGAGCGGCATTTCGTCCTATGTCGTACCCATCAACGATTCCATCGTAGTGCTGTTCGGACCCATCGGAGATTCGCTTGAAGTCCTGTCGGATCCGGAAGACAGCTACTGGCCCGGAGGGAATCTGTATTCCCTGCTTACCTGGAATCCTTACCAGGGATATTTCTGCAAGGTGACAAACAGTGTAACCCTGTTGGTCACCGGAAGTGAAACGACCGATACAGAGGTTTCACTGGTACCTGGATGGAATCTGCTGCCTGTTCTGTCCTCATTTCCTGTTTCTACTACCGAAACCGGCATTTTCTCGGCGCTGGGTACCAACCTGGTCGTTGTCAAGGAAATTGCAGGACCTCAGATCTACTGGCCGTCGATGAACATTTTCACCCTGACAGCCCTGGAACCGGGCAGGGCCTACCTGATCAGGGTGATGGAATCCTGCACGGTACAGTTCCCATCCAATCCCTGA